Within Trichoderma atroviride chromosome 2, complete sequence, the genomic segment CATTGCAAGGGGCTGGTCACACGCGAGACGCACACAAACATAGCAAGAGCAAAAAGTTCAACTTTGAAATATCTTCGATTCAATTCGTACATACTAAAGGAAACAATAGCAATAATACAAAAAgcgaatgaagaaaaagtcatGAGAAATCCTCAGACCATGTTCATTGTACATGCAAAGTGATAAGAGTCATAACTTCAAAATGAGACTATGTACTCGGCTGTTTCCACACATTGATGGGCATTAAGTCATTAGTATCGCGGCAATCGCAAAAGGGAAGTCTTGATTACCCAAAGACCAAAGCACGCCTGCATTGTCTTTGGGCAccacaaagaaaagaaaaactttTGGCGTGAATGTGAGCTTCTAATGCTTTTGTTCCCAGAGAGATTCTCCTATAACCATGTTTAGTATCCCGATAACGACATAGCTTGTTTCCAAGACCGTTTCCTGCCTACGCCGTCTACCCGATGGAGAAGCCGTCAACTTTCGTAAACGCTGGGACGAAATATCGAGTCCTCGTTGAATTGTTCaaaatggagagagaagaacaaaaagaaatgagATGCCAGAATGAATGTGTCAAGATGTTGAGGCCAGGGGCACGTCAATGCACCGTCCTCGCTCGTATTTAGTAGCTTCATGCGCAGCTTCCTCTACGCATTATATCCGTAGAGAATTCACGTCAGAAATGCTTCGGTGCCTTTTATGGTTACTTTCGCTAGCTTCGCCTGGAGCTTTACGCTTTGTCGAGGTTGACTCCAGAGAGCTCCGGGTCGATTCATTGATTTGCTTCTTGTGCCGTCGAATGGGGGTCAAGGGCACGGTCGCAGTATCGAAACGGTCAGATTTAAGACCTCGCAGGGCGGTGTAGTTGTATGGACCGCTGAAAGCCAGTGAGTCCTGAGTCGCTTGGCTGCTCAGGATCAGCTGTTGGTTAATTTGATTGCGGCGGAAGGCGCCAACAGTGTTCGAATTGAGATGTGACAGCGCTCCCATGTCACCAGAAGCCGTGGCTGGACGCTTGGGCGATGCACCCCATTTGTCATTATCACCTTCATCGCCAGATGATTCGTCATCGGCAGCTTCGCCAAAGGTGATAAAGTCGTTGATGTCAAgcttttcttcatcgtcatcctcgccatccgtgcttggagatgttgaGCTATCATCTTCGTTGGTCTCGGtggggaaggggaagaatGCTTCCGCAGGGCCCATTGTCTGAGCATTGACAAAGTCTCCGAATGTATTGGAAGAGAACATGGCACTGAGCATCATGTTGGCCGAGTTGCTGAGCAGCGGAGTGGTCTGGTCCTCTATCGCCCAGGGAAAGTTGAACTGCTCCGGTGACAAGTCAAGATGTCTCCGTCGATGAGGAGTAAAAATCATCATCTTGCGAGTCAAGGGATTGAGGACAGCAATGGGTTTCTTATCAGACCGGTCCAGGTTGAAGCGGCCCACCCGAGGCTGGCCGCGTTCTGATTTGACAGGCGAATCCGCCTCCGAGTCGGAAGCTTCGTCGCTCAATGCACTAGATGGACGTCGAGCCTTCTTGCGGATGACAGGCTCAGGAATGTCTTCCTCATCAGTGGTGTCACCATCAGCTGAATCATTGGTATTAGTAAAAGGTAGTAAAGGGCACCCTTGTCCCGCTTCAAGTAGTAGGACTCACACTCGTATCCGTCAAGCTCTAGGGATTCTTCAAAGGTAGGGGTAAAAATTTCCGGCACGTTGGTGGCGTCAGGAGTCGGCACGGCAGCTACGGTTTCGTCATCCGAGAGCTGTCGGACTatttcttcagcttctgaCTCCGAGTCGtctcccccttcttcttcgtaaTGGCCATGATAATCCCAAAAGGAGTTGGAACCGGACGATTCATCAGTATCATGTTCAATCTCTTTGCGGAACGCAGGGTCGAGAGAATTCTGTGAGACAAAGATATCGGGGAAAAGATCGGCGTGGTCATCTTCTGTTTCAGTAGAGTCTGAGTCGCTATCCGGTATATCGAAACGGACATGTCGTTCTATGATGGGGTCTGAGGCAAAAGGATTCGAGTCGTGATAGAAGTCAGatgcttggccatcttcaacgtctGACAGGATGCCAGCCCAGCTTGCATTGTCAGCATCTTCGTCCAAGTGttcgtctccatcgtcgtcgtcgtcgtcgtcttcctcttcctcttcttcttcttcttcttcatcagcatcttctgcttcgtcttctgcttctgcttctgcttcttcttcatcgtcttcatcttccaagagcGGTCGAGGAGCGTGAGAGGGAATAGGTAAACCCTCTAAGAGTATTGTTTCCTCCTCGACCGCTATtacatcatcctcatcgttgTCCTCAGAGTCGCTGATATCTTCCACGGCTGAGTAGCCTTCATCATCGGAGAGGTcaagagaggaggaagaatccgaaaggcggcggcgcttTTGGGCTTTGGCCGCAGCTGCAGGATACTTTTGACGGATGTTTCGAGACATTATGTATAGTTGTATTCAGATAAACTTGTGGGCCTggaaattttcttttatataaggGGGGCTAGCTCTAGagagcttttttttgctgaaACGAGGGATGGGCGGATGAATAGATGCGGCGTAAATGTGATCTATGCTTGTTCAATACGTTTGATGCGgttgttttgttctttcaGTCGATATGTTGGGGTGTCGAATTGGATGCTGACTGGTTGGTCGTAGGAAGGGGGTTGAGGGGGAAACGTAAAGGTAATGGCTGTTAAAGATTCGACTTGTCGAAAACCTTTTCCAGCAATTGAGACGTTGAAGGCCCTATCAAAGCGGGCTACTAGCAGAATTTGGCGGGTTCAGAGACAGGTTTGTTCGGAAGAGCATGCGAGCTCAAGAGCGGGAAAAACCTGTTGGAAAACTTGACGTCGAAGATGTTGTTGATTAGACTCGTTGAACTGCTGGACTGCGAGCCGTGATGGGCACGGCCCGCAGTGGGCGTTTACAGCTCAGCGACGGCCGAAGGCATTGTGGCTCGACGAAGTTTCTGACTGGGGGACTCTGAATGGGAATTCTGGGCTATAGGGCGACTTCGTTGTCTGGCTTGAAGGTTGATTGCGGATGatgcagcaaaagagaggagaggaaaaaaaaaatcttgaAGGCCCCCGCGAGTGAAATAGTACATGGTACCAGGTACCTCTTGCCAGAAGTGCATTCCcaaaccttttttttttttttttcccttagtCTCATGGTGGGGTCTGCGATCTGATTCGCCCCCCCAGCTACAACTCGAATGACTCACTAAACTGCTTTCAGGCCAGCATTGACAGGACACAATGGTTCTTGTACGAACGAACAGAAAAAAACGTCGTCACCGCTCTTTTTCCGCTAGGTGATAGCGAGCCGCTAATTGGCCCTGCTGGCTCTGttttgcagcagcagctacagtGCTTAGGGGCCCAATGTCGCCTGTAACTGGGCGGGGCACAGCGTCTCTAGCCTAGAGCGCCCACTCTGAACTGCATGATGGCATCTGTCCAGTCATAGGACGTGTGACATGCATATCGTGCAGATTATAGCAGCATTTTTAACCCAAGTAGTCGATCACGAGACGGCCTTGCAGACGGGAAATACTTGTAGGTCAGCACAAACTGCCTATCTGCAGCGGTATACAGCGAGTGATTGCCGAGTCTTTTGCGGCGACGGCGCCACCGAGGGGGCTTTGGCTCACTGACTCACGGgctaataaaatttattCTCGTTAGCAGAGCTAATTCGAATCCATATACCGAACTGGCTGAGTGTTTGGACGACGGACAGGGAAGTTGCTTGTAACATTGATGGAAGTCTTGATGGAAGTCTTGATAGCAAGTCTGTACGAAAACCTTTTCATAGTGATTGATTCAAATTCTTTCATAAGGCACACATGTGCCACTTCTAATATCTACATGCTCTTTACTATATCTGACTGTAGAATATGCTAACTCTTAAAGGCCAATGTAAACACTCGCTGTCCGTCTGTTTGTACAGAAAAATTCAAAACCCTCCAAAAACGCCTATTTCATATATAttgacatcttctttcagcttTTTTTCCAGTAGGGAAAATCCATCATGAAAAGATTATGATTTCTCAGAGTTTTCAGGACTCTCAATCTTGTTAACTTCGGTCTCGACCTTTGCCTGCCGCAAAAATGGGATCAGCTCGGTGCCTCCAGTGCCCATCAgcccctctcctccttttctcgATGAGGAGCTGGCCAGATTTCTGCGGGTGGTTCCAGCCCATGGCTTCTTGGAGGGGATGATGATGTATCTTGTCACGAGCTTGACGTGCTTGCCCCTGAACTCAGTGAGGGCATCCACTGCAGCTGTGTAAGCCTCCCTGAGACGgtgctgctcttctcggaCAGGCGTCTCGAGGGCCAATCCGCGGAGGCTGCCGGAACGGGCTACATGCACCAGGAATCTTCCATGGGGACCGGGCATGTACTCTCTGATCTCGTCGTGGAAGCTCTTTGTAGAGTCTGAGTGGCCATTGTGCTCGATGCCGAGGACAGCGTCGTAGAACTGGATCAGCGAGCTCTGTGCATTGCTTCCACCCCTGATCTTGCGCCATtcgcctttgccatctcctTCAGAATAAAAGACGCCATTTGGCAGACCGGCATCCTCCATGTTCATGCTGCCGGCAAGGAAGGGCCTGACCTTGTAATAGAACTCCATGGGGTCGCAGCGCTCATACATTCTCTCCATGAGATCACTGGTGTTATCGATGCCAACTTTCAGCTCTTGCAGAGACTTGATAATGACCTCGTAATCGCGGGTCTTGACGGCATCAAGAGCACGAAGCATAGTATGGATGATGGGTGCGGCAGTGGCCTCAATAGCAACACTGACCAGCATGAACCAAGCTTCGGATTCGGTTCCGGTAAAGGTGACCAGAGTACTGAGGTCTTCCAACTTGGAGAAGTCGTCTCCTGAGCAGCTCCAGTTCCACAAGTTGCAGGCAGCATAGGTCAAGACAGGGGGGAGTTCGAGGTGGGCGGAGACTTTGAGGAACGGAACGGCGACTGAAGCTGGGAGAATCTACAAGGGAATTAGTGTAAGGTTCGAGTATACATTAGGGTTATGAGACAAAGATGGATGCTGTGGCATACTTCTTCAGCCTTTTCTCCTCCCCAGACATATGCGTGAGTGAAAAAAGCCAGGATAACATAGGCTCTCCGCCATTCAGCTTCGGACTTGAGCAAGTCTGTTGACAAGACGGGAAGTTCATTGATGGCATCGTGAATACGGCGGGCCTCGATAAGCTCTGCTAGGTTGTGGGCAACGAGCTCCCATGATTCGTAATAAGGATCCGACAACGTGTTGGGCTGGCTCTCCTCAGGGAGGAAGGCATTTTTTGTGACGGCAAACTTGGATAGGTTCCAGGGGTCGGTCTGGCCCAAAGTCTGTGAATCAACGGCGTGGGGAGACATGATGGACAACCACTGTTGTAGTATTATGTGGAGAGGATCGACAAAACTGAAGTTTTTCGAAATGGTAAACCCCCGTTGCTTCAGTTTGCTTCTTAAGTGATGCCTCTATCGCTGGGATTGACGGAACACGGGGCAGCTAAGGGCCTTATATGAAAGTTATCGCACGTGGGAGCGGTCAGGAACAGGAACAATGATTGCTAGCGGCCGGAGTGGAATGAGAAAAGCTTCACGCCATGTGAGTAGTTCCGTAATATTGTTCAGCAGAAACCATCTTCTGCCAAGGTCCGTGGTCTGCACGTGTAATCCATGCAACTCTGGGCATAACGACAATAACAGCAGGGAGCATGGGGGCAGATACGGGTGTTGGTCCTCGGATTCTAGCATCCTTCGATCCGCCATCCGCGATTAGGGAGTTTCATCCGAAGCTCCGCTGCTATTCATCAGTAAGCTAGTGCCATCGAGGAGAGTTGTTGTTGGGTAAGGACAAGTGCGTACATGAGCCTAGCAAAACCTTACAAGAGCTCTGAGCTGGGCATCCCGGTTGAGCCCCGAGCCCGGGATCCACCCCGGAAGTCGTATGCGCCATCGTTACCAAATAGGGCAGCATCAGGATGCGGCTCAGCAGCACATTCGTCAGCCGGCGTTGCTGAGATGCGAagcgatgcgatgcgattcTGCGGCAGACGGATCGCGGAAGTTCGGATCGCGGAAGAGCGGATGATGCATGCCGGAGCAAGCggttgcggctgcggctaGAATAGGCCCAACAGATCCGCCTCTATCGCTCGCTCTCTATCTACGGCCCATGTTTTATTTGCCTAATGGGCCGCCGTCTTTGCTACAATCGGCACGGACTTGGGGTCATGGGCGCGGAACAACAGCTCTGGCTCGTGGAAGGGGCGCCGGGCCGTGGAAACATAAAGTGATTACCAAAGCCACTAAAAAGCACAATGTCTGTTCTCGCTAGACTCCAGCCCCGACGGCAGCTCCTCAAACCAACGACGGCGCTGAATAGAGGCTTTGCATTCAGccccagagccagagccagcgACTTGGCTTTTCTCGGTAACGGCAGCGACAACAATAGCAGggccaccaacaccaacaataTGGACTTGCCAGCCTTTGTCGAGCGTCTTCGTAGCGGCGCCCCGCCCAAGTTCCCGGCGGACGCAGACTCGTTGCAGTTCGCCCAGAAGCTAGACTCTCAGGATTCGCTGCGACACCTGCGCGACGAGTTTATTCTGCCCACCAAGGGCTCGTTGAAAAAACGAGCGTTGGATGGCACCATTCCCGGTATGTCCAAATCAACGGCCGTCACGGCATCGCATCAGGGTCCTTGGCATGGACCGTCGTTTCTTTCTTATTCCATTGTATAGTGAGCCACTGAGATGCTAATTGGATGCTGCAGGTGAGCTGAACAATGGCACTAACGGTGTCAATGGGACGGCATCAGAGGCCGAGCAGGGCATCTACTTTGTTGGAAACTCGCTGGGCGCCCAGCCAAAGGCCGTCCGCGAGTATGTCCTTGCCCAGCTGGAAACGTGGGCGTCGGTCGGCGTCAATGGCCACTTCCTGGACATGGGCAAGTCGCCGCTGGTGCAGTGGCAGGACATGGCCGAAGATTGCGCCAGAAGGTCTGCCGATCTCGTGGGTGCGTCTCCGGATGAGATTGTCTACATGAGCACCCTGACGGTGAATCTGCATATGATGATGGCCAGCTTCTACAAGCCCGATGCAAAGAGGCACAAGGTCATCCTGGAGTGGAAGCCCTTCCCCAGCGACCACTATGCCATTGAGAGCCAGATTGTCTGGCACGGCCACGACCCGGCCAAGAGCATGATCAAGATTGAGCCGGACAACgacttcatcatctccacaGAAAAGGTGCTGGCCACCATTGACGAGCATGCCGACTCCACCGCCCTGATCCTGCTCCCCGGGATCCAGTACTACTCGGGCCAGTTCTTTGACATTCCCAGGATCACGGCCTATGCAAAGGAGCGGGGGATCGTGGTCGGCTGGGACCTCGCCCACGCAGCCGGTAACGTGGAACTGAAGCTGCACGACTGGGACGTCGACTTTGCCTGCTGGTGcacatacaagtacatcaacGCGGGGCCGGGATCTACCGCGGGTGCGTTTGTGCACGAAAAGTACGGCAAGGTCGACTTCTCCAACGACGCCGAGAACCCAACCTACCGGCCACGCCTGGCGGGCTGGTATGGAGGCGACAAGCGGGTCCGCTTCAACATGGCCAATACCTTTGTGCCTACCTCGGGCGCGGCCGGATACCAGGTGTCGAACCCATCGGCGCTGGATCTGGCCAGCGTTGCGGCGgcgctctccatcttcaacaagacGAGCATGCACGAGCTGCGGTCCAAGGCCCTCGTGCTAACGGCCTATGCCGAGCACCTGCTGGATAAGATCAACGCAGAGTCCAACGCCGCCCAGCCCTTTTTCAAGATCATCACTCCTCGAGACCCCGCCCGACGAGGCACACAGCTGAGCGTGTTGCTGCGCGAGGGTCTCTTGGACAGCATCGCCCAGGCACTGGAGGCAAACGGAGTCATGTGCGACAAGCGAAAGCCAGACGTGCTGCGTGTAGCACCGGTCCCGTTATACAGCCGGTTCGAGGACGTGTGGAAGTTTATGCAGATCTTGCGAGGCGCTTTGGGTCTTTAGGGAATTTTTTCAATGAGCACGGAgtttgttgcttttttctcgCATGGAAGAGAGGTTATGACTATAAATCATGAAAAATGGGTTAATAGGTTTTTTTGGGTGCAATCGTATGGATTGACATGAAAGGATGATGCTAATGCGTTCATGACAGGATAGGTAGCAGATATGTTCACAAATTTGAAGCATTATATTTTCCATCTATGGCGCTGAGCAGATGTGCTGAAATCAAGATGCGAGCTAAACCTCTATCGAATACCGCCCTTGTCTAGTTCAAAGGAGAGTCGGTGCTTCTCAAAACCTCCTTCCACTCGTCAAGAATCTTATTCGTGCTCTCAAACTTGTCCCGAATCACCTTTTCCGTATCACTCCCAAGCACAACCCTCACAGGAAGCTCTCGCCCACTCGCAACCCCAGTGCCAGACAGCATATCCACCACGACCTCGGCGCCCTTGTTCACATCGCCAAGCTGGTTTCCATCCGTCACCAAAAGCCGCCTCCTCGTCTGTCCCGTGGGCGTCTTCTCATCCTCGTACGCATCGATACGGacctttgacgaggccaACGTCCCCGGGTTCAAGAAGCCCGTGCGGAAATATCCCGGCTCAACAACCGTCGCCTTGATCTTGaacggctccagctccatggccagcgaCTCGGCCAAGGCAGAGCACGCCCACTTGGTCATGGCATAGACTGCTCCGCCAGCAACGCCTCGCCAGCTCCCCAAGCTGCCAAACGTGGCCACCACGCCGCGAACCCCATCATCAGCCACCTCCTGCGCGCGCATGTGCGGCAAGAAGGCTCGAAGCGTGTTCATCACGCCAAAGACGTTTGTGTTGAAGCTCTGGTAGACCTCCTCGGGCGTGGCCTCCTCGACGGCAGCCTCGAGCATGAAGCCCGCGGCGTTGATGAGGTAGTCTACGCGGCCGTGCTTGGCAAACACGTCCTTTGCCACGCCCTCGATGGTGGAGAGGGGAGACGTCACGTCAAAGGCCAGCGTGTGGGcaccggcggcggcgaggtcTTGGATGCGGGATGGGTTGCGGGCGGTGGCAATGACGGTGTGGCCGCGGCGGAGGGCGGcgatggcaatggcctggCCGAAGCctgaggaggcggcggtgatGAACCAGACGGGCGTGACGGCCATGGTGAATTAAGGTTGTTGGAGTAGCTTGTTCGATGCTATTCAAGGTGGGTGTATTGTATCCCTTGCAACTGGGTATGACTCGATGTGTATATGTATGTGCTTAAGATGTAAGGCAATTGAACTGGTTAACTGCTTGTTATcaaggtgatgatgctgaatAAATTCAAGCCGATAGACTGAGAACCATCCCATCCCCTTTTATATCCAACCTTTacacaaaaagaagcaaccCAAAACTACCACCCAACGGTCATACTCGGGCTTTACAAAGGATATATCTCCAAATCTCCAGCCCCATCTCCGAGTAGAGTCTCTCGCAAAGGATTCATTCTCAAAACATTTCTTCCTAGTTCCCTCGCCGTGTTGTCCGAAGCCAAGAAGGTAGTGCAGCAGCGACATTTCAGCTCTTGGTCCTAACGCCATTGGAGGTTTTCGGCGTTTGTCTCCCTCCCCCACTAAAACACTTTCCCGGCTGGCGCTGCCGAAGACCATTTTCTGGGGGTCccactcttttcctttctggTTATGTCCGGAGCCAGGGACTTTGACCGCATCATATGTACAAGGAATTAAATCATCAAAACTTGGCCTATGTAGTATCATCCGTTCCAAGCCATTCGGCGTTTAGCAAACGGCAcggctttgttttttttttcatgccGCCCAACTCCTCTGGCAGGCTACAGTTTTACTGCTGATTACTTTACGTCGCCAGTCCCAATCATCTCCCATGAGCACTCGCCGCCAGTCTTTCAACCCAAGACACC encodes:
- a CDS encoding uncharacterized protein (EggNog:ENOG41), whose product is MSRNIRQKYPAAAAKAQKRRRLSDSSSSLDLSDDEGYSAVEDISDSEDNDEDDVIAVEEETILLEGLPIPSHAPRPLLEDEDDEEEAEAEAEDEAEDADEEEEEEEEEEDDDDDDDGDEHLDEDADNASWAGILSDVEDGQASDFYHDSNPFASDPIIERHVRFDIPDSDSDSTETEDDHADLFPDIFVSQNSLDPAFRKEIEHDTDESSGSNSFWDYHGHYEEEGGDDSESEAEEIVRQLSDDETVAAVPTPDATNVPEIFTPTFEESLELDGYESDGDTTDEEDIPEPVIRKKARRPSSALSDEASDSEADSPVKSERGQPRVGRFNLDRSDKKPIAVLNPLTRKMMIFTPHRRRHLDLSPEQFNFPWAIEDQTTPLLSNSANMMLSAMFSSNTFGDFVNAQTMGPAEAFFPFPTETNEDDSSTSPSTDGEDDDEEKLDINDFITFGEAADDESSGDEGDNDKWGASPKRPATASGDMGALSHLNSNTVGAFRRNQINQQLILSSQATQDSLAFSGPYNYTALRGLKSDRFDTATVPLTPIRRHKKQINESTRSSLESTSTKRKAPGEASESNHKRHRSISDVNSLRI
- a CDS encoding uncharacterized protein (EggNog:ENOG41~TransMembrane:1 (o6-25i)), whose translation is MAVTPVWFITAASSGFGQAIAIAALRRGHTVIATARNPSRIQDLAAAGAHTLAFDVTSPLSTIEGVAKDVFAKHGRVDYLINAAGFMLEAAVEEATPEEVYQSFNTNVFGVMNTLRAFLPHMRAQEVADDGVRGVVATFGSLGSWRGVAGGAVYAMTKWACSALAESLAMELEPFKIKATVVEPGYFRTGFLNPGTLASSKVRIDAYEDEKTPTGQTRRRLLVTDGNQLGDVNKGAEVVVDMLSGTGVASGRELPVRVVLGSDTEKVIRDKFESTNKILDEWKEVLRSTDSPLN